From Myotis daubentonii chromosome 15, mMyoDau2.1, whole genome shotgun sequence, one genomic window encodes:
- the LOC132217271 gene encoding kallikrein-7-like, whose product MDVEGWKSRTPWGSKCKGVWGLDISVPSTDGPSSVAATEAQRGHMAGPLLQALLLLLLSFPLGSAEEEAQDTGERIINGNQCPSGAQPWQVALYHNNVFLCAGVLVHEKWVLTVADCYSREYIVQIGTNLLVDRNAQKIRATEFFTHPRYDVTTNVHNIMLLKLSSPAKLSPTVRIMKVPSSCKQPGTTCTVSGWGSTTMDGVRNPAALMCSNVRIIPYNDCKQVYPTLLRKFTICAAPPSRSSFACKGDSGSPLVCQGSLQGLVSSDYFPCHPPFDPIIYTRVCKYRKWIYETIIKNC is encoded by the exons CCCCAGCACAGACGGCCCTTCCTctgtggcagccacagaggctcagagagggcacaTGGCAGgtcccctgctccaggccctgctGCTCCTACTGCTGTCCTTCCCCCTGGGATCTGCTGAAGAAGAAG CCCAGGATACCGGGGAGAGGATCATTAATGGAAATCAATGTCCAAGTGGCGCCCAACCCTGGCAGGTGGCCCTGTACCACAACAATGTGTTCCTGTGTGCAGGCGTGCTGGTCCACGAGAAGTGGGTGCTCACCGTCGCTGACTGCTACTCGAG agagTACATTGTGCAAATAGGCACTAATCTTCTAGTCGATAGAAATGCCCAGAAGATCAGGGCCACAGAGTTCTTCACCCACCCCCGGTATGACGTAACCACAAATGTTCACAACATCATGCTGCTGAAGCTGAGCAGCCCGGCCAAGCTTTCGCCCACCGTGAGGATCATGAAGGTGCcctccagctgcaaacagcctggCACCACTTGTACCGTCTCTGGCTGGGGCAGCACCACGATGGATGGAG TGAGAAACCCAGCTGCGCTCATGTGCTCGAATGTCAGGATCATCCCCTACAACGACTGCAAGCAGGTTTACCCGACCCTGTTGAGGAAATTCACCATCTGTGCTGCTCCGCCCAGCAGATCCTCCTTCGCCTGCAAA gGTGACTCCGGGAGTCCGCTGGTTTGCCAAGGTTCCCTGCAAGGCCTGGTGTCCTCAGATTATTTCCCTTGTCATCCACCCTTCGACCCCATCATCTACACGCGTGTATGCAAGTACAGAAAATGGATATATGAAACCATAATAAAAAATTGCTAA